The following are encoded together in the Patagioenas fasciata isolate bPatFas1 chromosome 7, bPatFas1.hap1, whole genome shotgun sequence genome:
- the HEG1 gene encoding protein HEG homolog 1 isoform X2, whose translation MRVIKSSHQARSLHMEMGTSGTLVDSVELVTMLGRSGERASLPARRGAVLSESGVMRHIGHPPSDGDVTPPGAGPPDSTSAGTATLLPTHSHPPATGSHHHAAGSWERGKRALASPSTPLDAEGTPWVLTTISTNSAERMLDRHRGTWDVAGFSNATRMVLLPPSMETRSPGTGGHSQPERGWTGTESPGNPTTGTAVPSRSPSGSGRGTLWPLPSTLLPGSPGQPQSSPQASSTQTRAKHMALHPRDVTGDPTSSLLTASPATDNTFRDAGSSSGAAENLSFGIRRATLSSAAQPLVSMPSSMAPAWRHFPGPSTEHQLGHSRPAEESTGTDELAIGSSYQSSNILAMERGVSDFPTTSTSVSTTATKGGGRTLRSLPASTKLASSAEISTAGIEITSNSDQTSSPGVSLGAQSGGGRGATELLLTDLLSTSESASTTSSSNHEPKSISAAEEVTLNSDSPGADVPSMATGVPGSPANNSTAVVTRGSATSTNPTSSFEETFSSLGTKTHHHTSSREATDLPAPPEKPLLTSSLSASESTFRGVRSSHRPVNSSMTEKNPLASSPSSAFISATATGSGGRPLRSPTGSSPWAAEVFTSSSGTYRTLDTIQSSSVSSMGETYRGHGARHTADFTEQVADPSLTHSASEDPSAATGRSLVSFSIPSRERRTDFPITSTSVSTAVTKGGGRTLRSLPASTRLAQTTEIYITSTGTTRSPDNTHSSLGAQGGSSRDATVLSMDPLLMGSPTASESASPAEGTSGGRLPNAPLTSTPRLVMTTSSGERTMMSVSDTRAASSVAGSSTPASAHTMSLDVVLLPSSAAAEPGRQSDVSQSGAGLGELTTEPLPVFPTNSSMPSPSQSASERGKRVSGAPTQTTYTSTALSSHEEGTSQAAAHHGTWSTGPASPTSHVDMAGEPRTSPLPSSTAWPGAGHVSSGRARYPEPEVTLSSRVSTYFSAAGEPSTVGSSHRSLRSSSAEEMTSSPITDPVYSSSMSAGGGDRTLHLVTDGTLVGGMETSVSYAETSSSPGLAEPASVEHSGTANTSAGSVGFVTEMLFTSSSKIPTSFQNDLTSFSSSHQPAGSIDAEKRTLVSHTDGTYVSTTYTRGGERTLLSISNSSTSADSSESSTFFSEISNPSDSLKSSVAQDRRRNISSDGSFVEPSTEPLLVHTSKQLTSASAGSVQNTTLLNTDTELLTTDRSSLSSSAFPASSSVSSLHRSLSSTPPPTYLFTSSESSEPLLSSVMASSPPLQALSSSLPTSSSLSPSYSLASLLPLFSSSSSVSQPSDSDQASTSVATTVVRRVPSTAAVARSSPRGTNKHSVTHQPQNNTTFTSPRSPPLSTLPMEQLGGHIVSVSAPMTVTETASLRATTIQGGSFGKATSLLTTTGDAPGTELTDAPLTPSPSATNHSFIVPALAVTTVKPPVLTTPASHWPTPGDASTTKSHRSQMPATTKHTYTTGESTEAVDPTTARPGKVTEENSPVMSPSETPPTSKTTVSIATTLAATNPTTIPLSSSTTRLRTSSPATDVDKCLSNPCPALATCNNTRGSYICQCPLGYELEKGKCNLVRLFMGQVPLKLNITHGKYAELLHIEGEILAMLDAALSGLPGYHRSTVKVTREANFVHVSVQSTFSLASNVTFYDVVSSVKSYIRACKSPTEACQFVSSLKPLHRVGSLCRQKDPECDKETSECTDFDGVALCQCKSGYFKYNKMDHSCRACEDGYKLENDTCVSCPFGLGGFNCGNPYQLITVVIAAAGGGLLLIMGIALIVTCCRKNKNDISKLIFKSGDFQMSPYAEYPKNPRAQEWGRETIEMQENGSTKNLLQMTDVYYSPTGLRNPELERNGLYPPYTGLPGSRHSCIYPGQYNPSFISDETRRRDYF comes from the exons TCATCAAAAGCAGCCATCAGGCGAGAAGTTTGCACATGGAGATGGGGACTTCCGGGACTCTCGTGGACAGTGTGGAGCTGGTGACGATGCTGGGCCGGAGCGGGGAGCGAGCATCACTGCCTGCCAGGCGTGGTGCAGTGCTGTCAGAGAGTGGGGTAATGAGACACATTGGTCACCCCCCCAGTGATGGGGATGTCaccccaccaggagcaggaccccCAGACAGCACTTCTGCTGGGACAGCGACCCTGCTGCCCACCCACAGCCATCCTCCCG CCACTGGAAGCCATCACCatgctgcaggcagctgggagagaggCAAGAGGGCTCTGGCTTCTCCCAGCACCCCTCTAGATGCTGAGGGGACACCATGGGTTTTGACAACCATCAGCACCAATTCGGCTGAGAGGATGCTGGACAGGCACCGAGGGACCTGGGATGTGGCAGGGTTCAGCAATGCAACGAGGATGGTGCTGCTGCCTCCATCCATGGAGACTCGTTCCCCAG GCACTGGTGGCCATTCTCAACCAgagagaggatggacaggcacggAGTCACCCGGCAACCCAACCACGGGCACCGCAGTCCCttcccgcagcccctcggggagtGGCAGGGGGACACTGTGGCctctccccagcaccctcctcccTGGCTCTCCAGGACAGCCCCAGTCATCCCCCCAAGCTTCCAGTACCCAGACCCGTGCAAAACACATGGCACTACACCCCAGGGATGTCACGGGGGACCCCACAAGCTCTTTACTCACAGCATCACCTGCCACGGACAACACTTTCAGAG ATGCTGGGAGCAGCAGTGGGGCTGCAGAAAACCTGAGCTTCGGTATCCGAAGGGCAACATTGAGCTCCGCAGCTCAGCCCCTGGTGTCGATGCCCTCCTCGATGGCCCCAGCATGGAGACATTTCCCTGGGCCCTCCACAGAGCACCAACTTGGCCATTCTCGCCCAGCCGAGGAAAGCACTGGCACAGATGAGCTCG CCATTGGAAGCAGCTACCAATCGTCCAACATCTTGGCCATGGAGAGGGGAGTTTCGGATTTCCCCACCACCAGCACCTCTGTTTCCACAACAGCCACCAAGGGTGGAGGGAGGACGTTGAGGTCTCTGCCAGCCAGTACCAAACTGGCCAGTTCAGCAGAGATTTCCACTGCTGGTATTGAAATTACCAGCAATTCTGACCAGACCTCGTCCCCTGGGGTGTCTTTGGGAGCCCAGAGTGGTGGTGGCAGAGGTGCCACAGAACTGTTGCTCACGGACTTGCTGTCTACTTCGGAAAGCGCTTCCACGA CCTCTAGCAGCAATCATGAACCCAAGAGCATCTCAGCTGCAGAAGAGGTGACACTGAACTCAGATTCCCCCGGTGCTGACGTGCCCAGCATGGCAACGGGGGTACCAGGGTCCCCTGCAAACAACAGCACAGCCGTGGTGACACGGggctctgccaccagcaccaACCCCACCAGCTCTTTTGAGGAGACCTTCTCCTCCTTGGGGACCAAGACTCACCATCATACCAGCTCACGGGAAGCCACCGACCTCCCAGCGCCTCCCGAGAAGCCTTTGCTCACAAGCTCCCTCTCTGCCTCCGAAAGTACTTTCAGAG GTGTCAGAAGCAGCCACCGCCCAGTTAACAGCTCAATGACAGAGAAAAACCCCCTTGCTTCCTCTCCCAGCAGCGCTTTCATTTCAGCCACGGCCACCGGCAGTGGTGGGAGGCCCCTGAGGTCTCCCACGGGCAGCAGCCCATGGGCAGCAGAAGTCTTCACGTCCAGTAGTGGCACATACAGGACCTTGGACACAATCCAGTCCTCATCCGTGTCTTCTATGGGAGAGACCTACAGAGGTCATGGGGCCAGACACACCGCAGATTTTACCGAGCAGGTGGCAGACCCTTCGCTAACACATTCTGCTTCAGAAGATCCTTCCGCAG CTACTGGAAGAAGCCTTGTGTCATTCAGCATCCCATCAAGAGAGAGAAGAACTGATTTCCCTATCACCAGCACCTCAGTTTCCACAGCAGTCACCAAAGGTGGAGGGAGGACGTTAAGGTCTCTGCCAGCCAGCACCAGACTGGCCCAAACAACAGAAATTTACATCACTAGTACTGGAACCACCAGGTCTCCAGACAATACCCATTCCTCCTTAGGAGCTCAGGGTGGTAGTAGCAGAGATGCCACCGTGTTGTCCATGGATCCATTGCTCATGGGTTCACCAACTGCTTCAGAAAGTGCTTCTCCAG CAGAAGGCACCTCAGGAGGACGCCTGCCCAATGCTCCTCTCACCAGTACACCCAGATTGGTGATGACCACCAGCAGTGGGGAGAGGACCATGATGTCTGTGTCAGACACCCGTGCAGCATCCAGTGTGGCAGGGAGCTCCACTCCTGCTTCAGCCCACACCATGTCCTTGGACGTGGTCCTTCTGCcatcctcagcagcagcagagcctgggaggCAGAGTGATGTTTCACAAAGTGGTGCCGGACTTGGTGAGCTCACCACAGAGCCACTGCCTGTGTTTCCTACCAACAGTTCCATGCCTTCGCCTTCACAAAGTGCTTCAG agagaggaaaaagagttTCTGGTGCTCCTACTCAGACCACGTACACCTCGACTGCACTCTCCAGTCATGAGGAGGGGACATCTCAGGCTGCTGCTCACCATGGCACATGGAGCACAGGTCCAGCAAGCCCCACATCTCATGTGGACATGGCTGGGGAGCCCCGCACCAGCCCCCTGCCATCCTCCACGGCATGGCCTGGAGCAGGGCACGTCTCGTCTGGCCGTGCGAGGTACCCAGAGCCAGAGGTCACCCTTTCATCCAGGGTCTCCACCTACTTCTCAGCTGCTGGTGAACCTTCTA CTGTGGGCAGCAGCCATCGCTCCCTACGCAGCTCAAGTGCCGAGGAAATGACGTCCAGCCCCATCACTGACCCTGTGTACAGTTCATCAATGTCTGCTGGTGGGGGAGACAGGACGCTGCACCTGGTGACAGATGGCACGCTGGTTGGTGGCATGGAGACCTCTGTATCCTATGCCGAGACCTCCAGCTCTCCAGGACTGGCTGAGCCGGCATCGGTGGAGCACAGTGGGACGGCCAATACCTCGGCTGGCAGCGTGGGCTTTGTGACAGAGATGCTCTTCACAAGTTCTTCCAAGATACCCACTTCTTTCCAAAACGATCTCACAA GCTTTTCAAGTAGCCATCAGCCAGCTGGTAGCATCGATGCTGAGAAAAGGACCTTGGTTTCTCATACGGATGGCACATACGTTTCAACCACATATACCAGAGGAGGAGAAAGGACCCTCCTGTCTATCTCAAATAGCAGCACCTCTGCTGACTCCTCGGAAAGttccacttttttttctgaaatttcaaaCCCTTCTGATTCATTGAAGTCTTCTGTGGCCCAGGACAGGAGGAGGAACATATCCAGCGATGGCAGTTTTGTTGAGCCATCTACAGAGCCATTGCTGGTACACACTTCCAAACAGTTGACTTCTGCTTCTGCAGGCAGTGTACAAAATACAACTCTTCTCAACACTGACACCGAGTTGTTGACCACTGATAGATCATCTCTATCTTCATCAGCATTTCCAGCCTCTTCCTCAGTGTCATCACTGCATCGCTCGCTGTCATCAACACCACCCCCAACTTATTTGTTTACATCATCAGAGTCATCTGAGCCACTCTTGTCCTCTGTGATGGCATCCTCACCCCCTCTGCAGGCTTTGTCGTCCTCCTTGCCTACTTCCTCATCACTTTCCCCATCTTACTCATTAGCATCTTTATTGCCTCTgttttcatcatcatcatctgtcTCACAGCCCAGCGATAGTGATCAAGCAAGCACCTCTGTGGCTACGACTGTGGTCAGGCGGGTGCCCTCCACAGCTGCTGTGGCCAGGAGCTCCCCTAGAGGGACCAACAAGCACAGTGTTACACACCAGCCCCAAAACAACACCACCTTCACCTCCCCCAGgtctcctcctctctccacaTTGCCCATGGAACAGCTTGGTGGTCATATAGTGTCTGTGTCCGCTCCCATGACAGTAACGGAGACTGCCTCGCTGAGAGCCACCACCATCCAGGGAGGCAGCTTTGGAAAGGCAACGTCGCTGCTCACCACAACTGGTGATGCCCCAGGGACTGAGCTGACAGATGCACCTCTTACTCCCTCACCAAGTGCAACAAACCACAGCTTCATTGTCCCTGCGTTGGCAGTGACCacagtgaaacctcctgtgctgACAACACCAGCCAGTCACTGGCCAACCCCAGGTGATGCTAGCACCACGAAATCTCACAGAAGTCAAATGCCTGCTACCACTAAGCACACGTATACCACTGGTGAGAGCACAGAAGCTGTGGATCCCACCACTGCAAGGCCTGGTAAAGTCACTGAGGAGAACAGCCCTGTTATGAGTCCTTCTGAAACCCCTCCAACCAGCAAGACCACTGTGAGCATTGCAACTACTTTGGCTGCTACCAACCCAACCACTATTCCTCTGTCAAGTAGCACAACCAGGCTGAGAACATCATCTCCAGCAACAG ATGTGGATAAATGTCTTTCCAACCCTTGTCCTGCGCTGGCCACCTGCAACAACACCCGTGGCTCCTATATCTGTCAGTGTCCTCTTGGATATGAGCTGGAAAAAGGAAAGTGCAATCTAG TAAGACTGTTTATGGGCCAGGTCCCCCTGAAACTTAATATTACCCATGGGAAGTATGCAGAGCTCCTCCACATCGAAGGTGAAATCCTGGCGATG CTCGATGCAGCTCTGTCAGGCTTGCCAGGCTACCACCGCTCCACGGTTAAGGTGACCAG ggAGGCAAATTTTGTGCATGTTTCAGTGCAATCCACGTTCTCTTTAGCATCCAACGTGACTTTCTACGATGTTGTCAGCAGTGTGAAAAGCTACATTCGAGCCTGCAAATCACCCACCGAAGCCTGCCAGTTCGTCTCCAGCCTGAAACCGCTCCACAGAG TTGGCAGCTTGTGCAGGCAGAAAGACCCTGAATGCGACAAGGAAACATCCGAATGCACCGACTTCGATGGGGTTGCCCTCTGCCAGTGCAAAAGTGGGTACTTCAAATACAACAAGATGGACCACTCCTGCAGAG
- the HEG1 gene encoding protein HEG homolog 1 isoform X3, whose amino-acid sequence MPAACTLLLLLLGLGLVPPTGSLPLASPRRLSPPPPPPPPSRSRLDRPCSTPAAGLAGSSVIKSSHQARSLHMEMGTSGTLVDSVELVTMLGRSGERASLPARRGAVLSESGVMRHIGHPPSDGDVTPPGAGPPDSTSAGTATLLPTHSHPPATGSHHHAAGSWERGKRALASPSTPLDAEGTPWVLTTISTNSAERMLDRHRGTWDVAGFSNATRMVLLPPSMETRSPGTGGHSQPERGWTGTESPGNPTTGTAVPSRSPSGSGRGTLWPLPSTLLPGSPGQPQSSPQASSTQTRAKHMALHPRDVTGDPTSSLLTASPATDNTFRDAGSSSGAAENLSFGIRRATLSSAAQPLVSMPSSMAPAWRHFPGPSTEHQLGHSRPAEESTGTDELAIGSSYQSSNILAMERGVSDFPTTSTSVSTTATKGGGRTLRSLPASTKLASSAEISTAGIEITSNSDQTSSPGVSLGAQSGGGRGATELLLTDLLSTSESASTTSSSNHEPKSISAAEEVTLNSDSPGADVPSMATGVPGSPANNSTAVVTRGSATSTNPTSSFEETFSSLGTKTHHHTSSREATDLPAPPEKPLLTSSLSASESTFRGVRSSHRPVNSSMTEKNPLASSPSSAFISATATGSGGRPLRSPTGSSPWAAEVFTSSSGTYRTLDTIQSSSVSSMGETYRGHGARHTADFTEQVADPSLTHSASEDPSAATGRSLVSFSIPSRERRTDFPITSTSVSTAVTKGGGRTLRSLPASTRLAQTTEIYITSTGTTRSPDNTHSSLGAQGGSSRDATVLSMDPLLMGSPTASESASPAEGTSGGRLPNAPLTSTPRLVMTTSSGERTMMSVSDTRAASSVAGSSTPASAHTMSLDVVLLPSSAAAEPGRQSDVSQSGAGLGELTTEPLPVFPTNSSMPSPSQSASERGKRVSGAPTQTTYTSTALSSHEEGTSQAAAHHGTWSTGPASPTSHVDMAGEPRTSPLPSSTAWPGAGHVSSGRARYPEPEVTLSSRVSTYFSAAGEPSTVGSSHRSLRSSSAEEMTSSPITDPVYSSSMSAGGGDRTLHLVTDGTLVGGMETSVSYAETSSSPGLAEPASVEHSGTANTSAGSVGFVTEMLFTSSSKIPTSFQNDLTSFSSSHQPAGSIDAEKRTLVSHTDGTYVSTTYTRGGERTLLSISNSSTSADSSESSTFFSEISNPSDSLKSSVAQDRRRNISSDGSFVEPSTEPLLVHTSKQLTSASAGSVQNTTLLNTDTELLTTDRSSLSSSAFPASSSVSSLHRSLSSTPPPTYLFTSSESSEPLLSSVMASSPPLQALSSSLPTSSSLSPSYSLASLLPLFSSSSSVSQPSDSDQASTSVATTVVRRVPSTAAVARSSPRGTNKHSVTHQPQNNTTFTSPRSPPLSTLPMEQLGGHIVSVSAPMTVTETASLRATTIQGGSFGKATSLLTTTGDAPGTELTDAPLTPSPSATNHSFIVPALAVTTVKPPVLTTPASHWPTPGDASTTKSHRSQMPATTKHTYTTGESTEAVDPTTARPGKVTEENSPVMSPSETPPTSKTTVSIATTLAATNPTTIPLSSSTTRLRTSSPATDVDKCLSNPCPALATCNNTRGSYICQCPLGYELEKGKCNLVRLFMGQVPLKLNITHGKYAELLHIEGEILAMLDAALSGLPGYHRSTVKVTREANFVHVSVQSTFSLASNVTFYDVVSSVKSYIRACKSPTEACQFVSSLKPLHRVGSLCRQKDPECDKETSECTDFDGVALCQCKSGYFKYNKMDHSCRACEDGYKLENDTCVSCPFGLGGFNCGNPYQLITVVIAAAGGGLLLIMGIALIVTCCRFP is encoded by the exons TCATCAAAAGCAGCCATCAGGCGAGAAGTTTGCACATGGAGATGGGGACTTCCGGGACTCTCGTGGACAGTGTGGAGCTGGTGACGATGCTGGGCCGGAGCGGGGAGCGAGCATCACTGCCTGCCAGGCGTGGTGCAGTGCTGTCAGAGAGTGGGGTAATGAGACACATTGGTCACCCCCCCAGTGATGGGGATGTCaccccaccaggagcaggaccccCAGACAGCACTTCTGCTGGGACAGCGACCCTGCTGCCCACCCACAGCCATCCTCCCG CCACTGGAAGCCATCACCatgctgcaggcagctgggagagaggCAAGAGGGCTCTGGCTTCTCCCAGCACCCCTCTAGATGCTGAGGGGACACCATGGGTTTTGACAACCATCAGCACCAATTCGGCTGAGAGGATGCTGGACAGGCACCGAGGGACCTGGGATGTGGCAGGGTTCAGCAATGCAACGAGGATGGTGCTGCTGCCTCCATCCATGGAGACTCGTTCCCCAG GCACTGGTGGCCATTCTCAACCAgagagaggatggacaggcacggAGTCACCCGGCAACCCAACCACGGGCACCGCAGTCCCttcccgcagcccctcggggagtGGCAGGGGGACACTGTGGCctctccccagcaccctcctcccTGGCTCTCCAGGACAGCCCCAGTCATCCCCCCAAGCTTCCAGTACCCAGACCCGTGCAAAACACATGGCACTACACCCCAGGGATGTCACGGGGGACCCCACAAGCTCTTTACTCACAGCATCACCTGCCACGGACAACACTTTCAGAG ATGCTGGGAGCAGCAGTGGGGCTGCAGAAAACCTGAGCTTCGGTATCCGAAGGGCAACATTGAGCTCCGCAGCTCAGCCCCTGGTGTCGATGCCCTCCTCGATGGCCCCAGCATGGAGACATTTCCCTGGGCCCTCCACAGAGCACCAACTTGGCCATTCTCGCCCAGCCGAGGAAAGCACTGGCACAGATGAGCTCG CCATTGGAAGCAGCTACCAATCGTCCAACATCTTGGCCATGGAGAGGGGAGTTTCGGATTTCCCCACCACCAGCACCTCTGTTTCCACAACAGCCACCAAGGGTGGAGGGAGGACGTTGAGGTCTCTGCCAGCCAGTACCAAACTGGCCAGTTCAGCAGAGATTTCCACTGCTGGTATTGAAATTACCAGCAATTCTGACCAGACCTCGTCCCCTGGGGTGTCTTTGGGAGCCCAGAGTGGTGGTGGCAGAGGTGCCACAGAACTGTTGCTCACGGACTTGCTGTCTACTTCGGAAAGCGCTTCCACGA CCTCTAGCAGCAATCATGAACCCAAGAGCATCTCAGCTGCAGAAGAGGTGACACTGAACTCAGATTCCCCCGGTGCTGACGTGCCCAGCATGGCAACGGGGGTACCAGGGTCCCCTGCAAACAACAGCACAGCCGTGGTGACACGGggctctgccaccagcaccaACCCCACCAGCTCTTTTGAGGAGACCTTCTCCTCCTTGGGGACCAAGACTCACCATCATACCAGCTCACGGGAAGCCACCGACCTCCCAGCGCCTCCCGAGAAGCCTTTGCTCACAAGCTCCCTCTCTGCCTCCGAAAGTACTTTCAGAG GTGTCAGAAGCAGCCACCGCCCAGTTAACAGCTCAATGACAGAGAAAAACCCCCTTGCTTCCTCTCCCAGCAGCGCTTTCATTTCAGCCACGGCCACCGGCAGTGGTGGGAGGCCCCTGAGGTCTCCCACGGGCAGCAGCCCATGGGCAGCAGAAGTCTTCACGTCCAGTAGTGGCACATACAGGACCTTGGACACAATCCAGTCCTCATCCGTGTCTTCTATGGGAGAGACCTACAGAGGTCATGGGGCCAGACACACCGCAGATTTTACCGAGCAGGTGGCAGACCCTTCGCTAACACATTCTGCTTCAGAAGATCCTTCCGCAG CTACTGGAAGAAGCCTTGTGTCATTCAGCATCCCATCAAGAGAGAGAAGAACTGATTTCCCTATCACCAGCACCTCAGTTTCCACAGCAGTCACCAAAGGTGGAGGGAGGACGTTAAGGTCTCTGCCAGCCAGCACCAGACTGGCCCAAACAACAGAAATTTACATCACTAGTACTGGAACCACCAGGTCTCCAGACAATACCCATTCCTCCTTAGGAGCTCAGGGTGGTAGTAGCAGAGATGCCACCGTGTTGTCCATGGATCCATTGCTCATGGGTTCACCAACTGCTTCAGAAAGTGCTTCTCCAG CAGAAGGCACCTCAGGAGGACGCCTGCCCAATGCTCCTCTCACCAGTACACCCAGATTGGTGATGACCACCAGCAGTGGGGAGAGGACCATGATGTCTGTGTCAGACACCCGTGCAGCATCCAGTGTGGCAGGGAGCTCCACTCCTGCTTCAGCCCACACCATGTCCTTGGACGTGGTCCTTCTGCcatcctcagcagcagcagagcctgggaggCAGAGTGATGTTTCACAAAGTGGTGCCGGACTTGGTGAGCTCACCACAGAGCCACTGCCTGTGTTTCCTACCAACAGTTCCATGCCTTCGCCTTCACAAAGTGCTTCAG agagaggaaaaagagttTCTGGTGCTCCTACTCAGACCACGTACACCTCGACTGCACTCTCCAGTCATGAGGAGGGGACATCTCAGGCTGCTGCTCACCATGGCACATGGAGCACAGGTCCAGCAAGCCCCACATCTCATGTGGACATGGCTGGGGAGCCCCGCACCAGCCCCCTGCCATCCTCCACGGCATGGCCTGGAGCAGGGCACGTCTCGTCTGGCCGTGCGAGGTACCCAGAGCCAGAGGTCACCCTTTCATCCAGGGTCTCCACCTACTTCTCAGCTGCTGGTGAACCTTCTA CTGTGGGCAGCAGCCATCGCTCCCTACGCAGCTCAAGTGCCGAGGAAATGACGTCCAGCCCCATCACTGACCCTGTGTACAGTTCATCAATGTCTGCTGGTGGGGGAGACAGGACGCTGCACCTGGTGACAGATGGCACGCTGGTTGGTGGCATGGAGACCTCTGTATCCTATGCCGAGACCTCCAGCTCTCCAGGACTGGCTGAGCCGGCATCGGTGGAGCACAGTGGGACGGCCAATACCTCGGCTGGCAGCGTGGGCTTTGTGACAGAGATGCTCTTCACAAGTTCTTCCAAGATACCCACTTCTTTCCAAAACGATCTCACAA GCTTTTCAAGTAGCCATCAGCCAGCTGGTAGCATCGATGCTGAGAAAAGGACCTTGGTTTCTCATACGGATGGCACATACGTTTCAACCACATATACCAGAGGAGGAGAAAGGACCCTCCTGTCTATCTCAAATAGCAGCACCTCTGCTGACTCCTCGGAAAGttccacttttttttctgaaatttcaaaCCCTTCTGATTCATTGAAGTCTTCTGTGGCCCAGGACAGGAGGAGGAACATATCCAGCGATGGCAGTTTTGTTGAGCCATCTACAGAGCCATTGCTGGTACACACTTCCAAACAGTTGACTTCTGCTTCTGCAGGCAGTGTACAAAATACAACTCTTCTCAACACTGACACCGAGTTGTTGACCACTGATAGATCATCTCTATCTTCATCAGCATTTCCAGCCTCTTCCTCAGTGTCATCACTGCATCGCTCGCTGTCATCAACACCACCCCCAACTTATTTGTTTACATCATCAGAGTCATCTGAGCCACTCTTGTCCTCTGTGATGGCATCCTCACCCCCTCTGCAGGCTTTGTCGTCCTCCTTGCCTACTTCCTCATCACTTTCCCCATCTTACTCATTAGCATCTTTATTGCCTCTgttttcatcatcatcatctgtcTCACAGCCCAGCGATAGTGATCAAGCAAGCACCTCTGTGGCTACGACTGTGGTCAGGCGGGTGCCCTCCACAGCTGCTGTGGCCAGGAGCTCCCCTAGAGGGACCAACAAGCACAGTGTTACACACCAGCCCCAAAACAACACCACCTTCACCTCCCCCAGgtctcctcctctctccacaTTGCCCATGGAACAGCTTGGTGGTCATATAGTGTCTGTGTCCGCTCCCATGACAGTAACGGAGACTGCCTCGCTGAGAGCCACCACCATCCAGGGAGGCAGCTTTGGAAAGGCAACGTCGCTGCTCACCACAACTGGTGATGCCCCAGGGACTGAGCTGACAGATGCACCTCTTACTCCCTCACCAAGTGCAACAAACCACAGCTTCATTGTCCCTGCGTTGGCAGTGACCacagtgaaacctcctgtgctgACAACACCAGCCAGTCACTGGCCAACCCCAGGTGATGCTAGCACCACGAAATCTCACAGAAGTCAAATGCCTGCTACCACTAAGCACACGTATACCACTGGTGAGAGCACAGAAGCTGTGGATCCCACCACTGCAAGGCCTGGTAAAGTCACTGAGGAGAACAGCCCTGTTATGAGTCCTTCTGAAACCCCTCCAACCAGCAAGACCACTGTGAGCATTGCAACTACTTTGGCTGCTACCAACCCAACCACTATTCCTCTGTCAAGTAGCACAACCAGGCTGAGAACATCATCTCCAGCAACAG ATGTGGATAAATGTCTTTCCAACCCTTGTCCTGCGCTGGCCACCTGCAACAACACCCGTGGCTCCTATATCTGTCAGTGTCCTCTTGGATATGAGCTGGAAAAAGGAAAGTGCAATCTAG TAAGACTGTTTATGGGCCAGGTCCCCCTGAAACTTAATATTACCCATGGGAAGTATGCAGAGCTCCTCCACATCGAAGGTGAAATCCTGGCGATG CTCGATGCAGCTCTGTCAGGCTTGCCAGGCTACCACCGCTCCACGGTTAAGGTGACCAG ggAGGCAAATTTTGTGCATGTTTCAGTGCAATCCACGTTCTCTTTAGCATCCAACGTGACTTTCTACGATGTTGTCAGCAGTGTGAAAAGCTACATTCGAGCCTGCAAATCACCCACCGAAGCCTGCCAGTTCGTCTCCAGCCTGAAACCGCTCCACAGAG TTGGCAGCTTGTGCAGGCAGAAAGACCCTGAATGCGACAAGGAAACATCCGAATGCACCGACTTCGATGGGGTTGCCCTCTGCCAGTGCAAAAGTGGGTACTTCAAATACAACAAGATGGACCACTCCTGCAGAG